A single region of the Microbulbifer sp. MKSA007 genome encodes:
- a CDS encoding efflux RND transporter periplasmic adaptor subunit — protein MSRLNRTLKLAMLFLILLVPQGWVANFSYASGSHGGEHHQEESKGPHGGRLLEQGDLVVELALVERSGKAEFRAWIQEDGKALDNAELTLTLVRLGGESQHIALYRDANIDYWRSQEHLAEPHSFDIELSLIHKRGRAKWQFESHEGRVKIDESTAEKAGIKTAIAAPGVIQERITLYGKTTIDHRSLSHVRARYPGTVVTIEKALGDSIQKGEKLATIESNDSLQTYSLIAPISGQIIDKQASRGEFSGDRVLFTIANYKQIWAELQVFPTRRGQIARGQKVSITADGLSFDSTIVSLAPGGNGTPFAIARAMIENPEDIWTTDLMVQGDVVTHESPAPLVVENQALQPFRNWTVVFVKVGDAYEIRPLELGRTDGRVTEVLSGLNPGDRYVTENSYLIKADIEKSGAAHHH, from the coding sequence ATGAGCAGATTAAATAGAACTTTAAAGCTAGCGATGCTGTTCCTAATCCTTTTGGTACCTCAAGGGTGGGTGGCAAATTTTAGTTATGCCAGTGGCTCCCACGGTGGAGAGCATCATCAAGAAGAAAGTAAAGGGCCACATGGGGGCCGCCTCTTAGAGCAGGGGGATCTTGTGGTTGAGCTGGCTCTGGTAGAGCGGAGTGGTAAGGCTGAGTTTCGCGCATGGATTCAGGAAGACGGAAAAGCGCTGGACAATGCAGAATTGACCCTAACTCTGGTTCGACTTGGGGGTGAATCGCAACATATTGCCTTATACCGTGATGCAAATATTGATTACTGGCGCAGCCAAGAACATCTGGCTGAACCCCATTCATTCGACATTGAGCTCTCTTTGATTCACAAGCGAGGCCGTGCCAAATGGCAGTTTGAATCACATGAAGGAAGAGTAAAGATAGATGAAAGCACGGCGGAAAAGGCCGGCATTAAAACTGCGATAGCCGCACCGGGAGTTATTCAAGAGCGTATTACCCTTTACGGTAAAACTACTATCGATCATCGCAGCCTCAGTCATGTTCGTGCTCGTTATCCAGGCACCGTTGTCACGATTGAGAAAGCGTTGGGAGATTCAATACAGAAAGGAGAAAAGCTTGCAACAATTGAGTCCAATGACAGCTTGCAAACTTACTCCTTGATAGCGCCTATCAGCGGTCAGATTATCGATAAGCAGGCCAGTCGAGGGGAGTTTAGCGGTGACCGGGTACTGTTTACGATTGCGAACTACAAGCAAATATGGGCAGAGCTTCAAGTATTCCCCACTCGCCGGGGACAAATTGCTCGCGGACAAAAAGTTTCTATTACCGCCGATGGGCTCTCATTTGATTCGACAATTGTCAGCTTGGCACCGGGGGGCAATGGCACGCCTTTCGCAATAGCCCGCGCGATGATTGAGAATCCAGAGGACATTTGGACAACAGACCTGATGGTTCAAGGAGATGTGGTCACCCATGAGAGTCCTGCGCCCTTAGTGGTGGAAAATCAAGCGCTACAACCCTTCCGCAATTGGACCGTTGTGTTTGTAAAAGTAGGGGATGCTTATGAGATTCGCCCACTGGAACTTGGGCGGACCGATGGCAGGGTTACAGAGGTATTAAGTGGACTCAACCCTGGAGACCGCTACGTCACTGAAAACAGTTACTTAATCAAGGCGGATATAGAGAAATCCGGCGCTGCTCACCACCATTAA
- a CDS encoding CusA/CzcA family heavy metal efflux RND transporter — translation MIESILRFSIERRYFVLSLIFILVGLGVWSYQKLPIDAVPDITNVQVQINTEAPGYSPLEAEQRITYPVEAALAGLPNLEYTRSISRYGLSQVTVVFKEGTDLYFARNLINSRLGTIESNLPPGLEPEMGPIATGLGEIFMYTVEALPGATQPNGQPYDATALREIQDWIIKPQLSLVPGVTELNTIGGYNKQYHVTPDPRQMLNFGVSMEDIAEALRRNNESRGAGYLENNGRQLLVRSPGQLQNIGEIEDVVITSRSGVPVKISDVAEVAIGKELRTGAATRDGEETVLGTAMMLVGENSREVARNVAVALEQVKSTVPEGVKVEAVYDRTTLVDKAIATVQKNLIEGALLVVVVLFLLLGNIRAAFITAAVIPLSMLATIFGMVQTGVSANLMSLGALDFGLIVDGAVIIVENAIRRLAEAQQRKSGKLPLQERLELVFQATNEVIRPSLFGVLIITVVYIPLFTLTGVEGKMFHPMAATVVMALLAALVLSLTVVPAAVAVFLTGKVSEKENKVIVATKSLYKPLLIAAMKVRWLVLSGALALVLFCSWLATTLGSEFIPQLNEGDIALHALRIPGTGLEQSVEMQRLLEQRIKAFPQVDKVFAKIGTPEVATDPMPPNVADNFVILKPRNQWPNPKLPQEQLVAEIEAAVRELPGNNYEFTQPIQMRFNELISGVRADLGIKVFGDDLDQLVASSNQILGVLNGIEGVADARVEQVEGLPVLSVVPKRIALARYGIDLKTLQDLVSTAIGGESAGLIYEGDRRFQLVVRLPEGLRRDYENLGDLPVPLPAGSPLGSYVPLSEVANLEMTPAPNQVSRENGKRRVVVTANVRDRDLGSFVEEAKARIQQQVSLPAGYWLVYGGTFEQLESASTRLSIVVPLTLLVILGLLVMAFGSFKDALIIFTGVPLALTGGVLALWLRGMPLSISAGVGFIALSGVAVLNGLVMLSFIRQLRQQGGELLVSIIDGAMIRLRPVLMTALVASLGFVPMALNVGTGAEVQRPLATVVIGGIISSTLLTLFVLPLLYRIVHGRGGEEMIKNAIK, via the coding sequence ATGATTGAAAGCATCCTGCGCTTCTCCATTGAGCGGCGTTATTTCGTATTGTCCCTAATTTTTATTCTGGTGGGGCTCGGGGTTTGGAGTTACCAGAAACTCCCTATTGATGCGGTCCCCGATATCACCAATGTTCAGGTGCAGATTAATACTGAAGCACCTGGTTACTCGCCTTTAGAAGCTGAACAGAGAATCACCTATCCGGTAGAGGCGGCACTTGCCGGACTTCCCAACTTGGAGTACACCCGTTCGATTTCGCGCTACGGGCTATCCCAAGTGACCGTGGTTTTCAAAGAGGGGACAGATCTCTATTTTGCGCGAAACTTAATAAACAGTCGTCTGGGTACCATCGAGAGCAATCTGCCCCCGGGGTTGGAGCCGGAAATGGGGCCCATTGCCACCGGGCTCGGTGAGATCTTTATGTATACCGTGGAGGCTTTACCCGGAGCAACCCAGCCCAATGGCCAGCCCTACGACGCCACTGCACTGCGGGAGATTCAGGATTGGATTATTAAACCGCAATTGTCTCTCGTTCCGGGGGTTACGGAACTAAATACTATCGGTGGCTATAACAAGCAATATCACGTAACACCGGACCCCCGCCAGATGCTTAACTTCGGCGTATCTATGGAGGATATTGCCGAGGCTTTGCGTCGCAACAACGAAAGTCGAGGTGCTGGCTATCTGGAAAATAATGGACGCCAACTGTTAGTGCGTTCACCGGGACAACTACAGAATATCGGAGAAATTGAAGACGTAGTAATTACCAGCCGATCCGGGGTGCCGGTTAAAATTTCTGATGTTGCTGAAGTGGCTATTGGTAAAGAGCTGCGTACCGGTGCTGCTACGCGAGATGGTGAAGAAACCGTTTTGGGCACCGCTATGATGCTGGTGGGGGAAAACTCCCGCGAGGTGGCGCGCAATGTGGCGGTAGCTTTGGAGCAAGTAAAATCCACTGTACCTGAAGGTGTAAAGGTGGAAGCGGTTTACGATCGCACGACGCTCGTGGACAAAGCCATCGCTACAGTACAGAAAAACCTTATTGAAGGTGCGTTGCTGGTAGTCGTCGTGCTGTTCTTGCTACTTGGAAATATTCGGGCTGCCTTTATTACGGCCGCTGTGATTCCGCTGTCCATGCTTGCCACTATATTTGGTATGGTGCAAACCGGTGTTTCTGCCAACCTGATGAGTCTCGGTGCGCTCGATTTCGGTCTGATTGTCGATGGGGCTGTAATTATCGTAGAAAATGCGATTCGCAGGCTCGCCGAAGCCCAACAGCGCAAGAGCGGTAAGTTACCTCTGCAAGAGCGACTGGAGCTGGTATTCCAGGCCACCAATGAAGTGATTCGCCCGAGCCTTTTTGGAGTGTTGATTATCACGGTGGTGTATATTCCTTTGTTCACACTGACTGGTGTCGAAGGAAAGATGTTTCACCCTATGGCCGCTACTGTGGTTATGGCGTTATTGGCTGCATTGGTTCTTTCTCTCACCGTAGTACCTGCAGCAGTTGCTGTTTTTCTCACCGGGAAAGTCAGTGAAAAAGAAAATAAGGTGATTGTTGCTACTAAGTCACTGTACAAGCCGCTTTTAATTGCCGCAATGAAAGTGCGTTGGCTGGTACTATCAGGGGCTCTTGCTTTAGTACTGTTTTGTAGTTGGCTAGCTACTACTCTCGGTTCTGAGTTTATCCCTCAGCTTAATGAGGGCGATATTGCACTACACGCTTTACGTATTCCGGGGACTGGCCTTGAGCAGTCGGTGGAAATGCAGCGTCTACTGGAGCAGCGCATTAAGGCGTTCCCCCAGGTAGACAAGGTATTTGCAAAAATTGGTACTCCAGAGGTAGCTACAGATCCAATGCCTCCGAATGTGGCTGATAACTTTGTGATCCTGAAACCCAGAAATCAATGGCCCAATCCAAAACTGCCTCAGGAGCAATTGGTGGCAGAAATCGAAGCAGCCGTTCGAGAGCTTCCAGGTAATAACTACGAATTTACCCAGCCAATCCAGATGCGTTTCAACGAGTTGATTTCTGGTGTGCGTGCAGATCTAGGCATCAAAGTATTTGGTGATGACCTGGACCAGCTGGTCGCTTCGTCTAATCAAATCCTGGGAGTGTTAAATGGGATTGAGGGTGTAGCCGATGCTCGAGTAGAGCAGGTTGAAGGTCTGCCAGTTCTCTCTGTAGTCCCCAAGCGTATAGCGCTTGCCCGCTATGGTATCGACCTGAAAACCCTACAGGACTTGGTATCAACCGCAATTGGTGGGGAATCTGCAGGGCTGATTTATGAGGGTGACCGTCGCTTCCAATTGGTAGTAAGGCTGCCGGAAGGTCTGCGCCGGGACTATGAAAACCTTGGTGACTTACCTGTACCTTTACCCGCTGGTAGCCCGCTAGGTAGCTATGTGCCCTTGTCTGAAGTAGCCAATCTTGAAATGACACCGGCTCCCAATCAAGTCAGTCGTGAAAATGGCAAGCGCCGTGTAGTGGTAACCGCGAATGTACGCGATCGCGATTTAGGATCTTTTGTAGAGGAGGCAAAAGCCCGAATCCAGCAACAGGTGTCTTTGCCTGCCGGTTACTGGTTGGTATATGGAGGTACATTTGAACAACTGGAATCTGCAAGTACGCGTCTTTCTATCGTTGTCCCGCTGACGCTTTTGGTAATCCTCGGTCTTCTGGTAATGGCTTTCGGCTCATTCAAGGATGCCTTGATCATTTTTACAGGAGTTCCCTTAGCGCTAACTGGCGGGGTGCTAGCTCTATGGCTGCGCGGTATGCCTCTATCGATTTCTGCAGGGGTTGGGTTTATTGCCCTTTCTGGTGTTGCGGTTTTAAACGGCCTGGTAATGCTGTCATTTATTCGTCAGCTGCGGCAACAGGGCGGTGAGCTTTTGGTTTCGATTATTGACGGAGCAATGATTCGTCTTCGTCCTGTACTGATGACTGCTCTGGTCGCCAGCTTGGGGTTCGTGCCTATGGCATTGAATGTGGGTACCGGCGCAGAGGTACAAAGGCCCCTGGCCACGGTTGTGATTGGGGGGATTATTTCTTCCACACTTCTAACTCTGTTTGTACTTCCGCTACTGTATCGGATTGTGCATGGCAGGGGAGGGGAAGAGATGATTAAAAACGCTATTAAGTAG
- a CDS encoding SPFH domain-containing protein, protein MPEQLFPLLLFWPAILGAVVIFLLAKSIVIVEPKQYHFVLFLGKYWKTATPGFNLIIPYLSWVDKKASTALHETPVELSLKTSNHVTFGLILKVQHQVSSDVQLAYKALYDLENYQAQLKSFATDAAIPVANGIELEDVYNKKEHIADKAKGRLRQFFHDFGVEIVDVLSDEPRLPKSVEVQANKVMEMQREKQAATYEAEAIREREVGKAKADGESVKIRMEKMGEARRVYAQSAAEAIKVLTSAGTSADEALRFMTAIADNDALVTAARHGSTVVMATGQTQQAPIALPVHEKARANAQSRVHGEVESA, encoded by the coding sequence ATGCCGGAACAACTCTTTCCCCTTTTACTTTTTTGGCCTGCGATACTTGGAGCTGTAGTAATTTTTTTGTTAGCTAAGTCCATTGTGATAGTGGAACCGAAACAGTACCACTTTGTGCTATTTCTTGGTAAATATTGGAAAACTGCTACCCCTGGTTTCAACTTGATTATTCCCTACCTTTCCTGGGTAGACAAAAAAGCTTCAACGGCTCTACATGAAACCCCCGTTGAGTTGAGTCTAAAGACCAGTAATCATGTCACTTTTGGTTTGATTCTTAAGGTTCAGCACCAGGTATCGTCGGATGTGCAGCTTGCATACAAAGCTCTATATGATTTAGAGAATTACCAGGCACAACTGAAGTCTTTTGCGACAGATGCAGCTATCCCTGTTGCCAACGGCATTGAACTTGAAGACGTTTATAACAAAAAAGAACATATAGCTGATAAAGCCAAGGGGCGCCTTCGCCAATTTTTCCACGACTTTGGTGTAGAGATTGTCGATGTATTATCAGATGAGCCGCGGCTACCCAAGTCGGTAGAGGTTCAGGCTAACAAAGTTATGGAAATGCAGCGGGAGAAGCAGGCCGCTACCTACGAGGCTGAGGCGATTCGGGAGCGCGAAGTGGGTAAGGCTAAAGCTGATGGCGAGTCCGTAAAGATTCGTATGGAGAAAATGGGGGAGGCACGACGGGTATATGCACAAAGTGCAGCCGAGGCTATTAAGGTTCTTACCAGCGCTGGTACCAGCGCAGACGAAGCGTTGCGCTTTATGACTGCCATTGCAGATAATGATGCGCTGGTAACTGCTGCACGCCATGGGAGTACTGTAGTCATGGCTACTGGGCAAACTCAACAGGCACCCATCGCGCTACCAGTACATGAAAAGGCTAGAGCAAACGCTCAATCCAGGGTGCATGGTGAAGTAGAGTCTGCCTGA
- a CDS encoding S8 family serine peptidase, which yields MNKKMFKLSAIQAAFLLTLSGCVNDNKSSKPEDVPPTAKDVTIKGAKQWIPASGNLQGYDQDGDSLTYSFYEGDESIESVEGIYTFSHGQMTLDGNEFEYTSFSGEEVSIGYTVTANSASASATIEITNVANDPLAYQQWHLRNTGQKAYSLSDEMKQGLVDLEIYTAAEADDRFEEAEAEELVAGEDMNVLAAYSQGVTGAGVTAVVVDSGLEIRHEDLIDNVLANRSLNLDESAADRTDPTSLSNSGDHGTSVAGLIAAKGWNNIGSRGVAPDTGLIGMNYLGSDKIEQTDLLAHGFPGSGISIDEEISAFNRSYGITYPASIAYSALDEAIESYPNLTLRSGKGALNMKSSGNSFEDGRGEGSLCADNGANELGLTCYNSAFQPSHGHPYYLNVAAVNANGKHTSYSTAGASMMVSAPAGEFGRYAPAMVTTDQMTCINGYSGFNGGTISAWSEYYGEDFAASQFPFNYPGHPENASCNYTSTFNGTSSAAPNASGVVSLILSANPELTWRDVRHILASTSTVIDTEDAKVELTIGEGTFVAHDGWIENAAGYYFNNLYGFGRVDAGAAVAMALSYSENLGEQIVTDWQGVGSTISDSALGATIPDNSATGISQQIEVTEDIIIEAMQFEFVVRNDHMGAILNDSLLTSAGNDLALEVVSPSGTRSVLLSSKQALLDASYSFETGYSYGYILDGAVLLSNAFYGENAKGTWTIRALDTGETNIDFSNTDNYWGATGLINNPVESVLEGVSLRTFGRAVQ from the coding sequence ATGAACAAAAAGATGTTTAAACTTTCTGCAATTCAAGCGGCTTTTTTATTAACATTGTCAGGGTGTGTGAACGATAACAAGTCGTCTAAACCTGAAGATGTTCCGCCAACCGCTAAAGATGTAACGATTAAAGGGGCAAAGCAGTGGATTCCCGCATCCGGTAATCTACAAGGGTACGATCAAGATGGGGATTCTTTAACCTATAGTTTTTATGAGGGTGATGAGTCTATCGAGTCAGTTGAGGGTATCTATACATTCAGTCATGGTCAGATGACATTAGATGGCAATGAATTTGAATATACTTCATTCTCGGGGGAAGAGGTTTCAATTGGTTATACGGTAACCGCAAATAGTGCATCTGCCTCTGCGACAATTGAAATAACAAATGTCGCAAACGACCCTTTAGCCTATCAGCAATGGCACTTACGAAACACAGGCCAAAAAGCTTACTCCCTCAGCGATGAAATGAAGCAAGGCCTTGTAGATTTAGAGATTTATACAGCTGCGGAAGCTGATGACAGATTTGAAGAAGCTGAAGCTGAAGAGCTAGTTGCCGGCGAAGATATGAATGTTTTAGCAGCATACTCTCAAGGTGTAACTGGTGCAGGCGTAACGGCTGTTGTTGTGGATTCAGGCTTAGAAATTCGCCATGAAGATCTGATCGATAACGTGCTGGCAAATCGCTCTCTCAACCTAGATGAATCAGCAGCTGACAGAACAGACCCGACAAGCCTATCCAATAGCGGAGATCATGGTACTAGTGTTGCCGGTCTCATCGCAGCTAAAGGCTGGAACAATATAGGTAGCCGTGGGGTGGCCCCAGATACTGGGCTTATCGGCATGAACTACTTAGGTAGTGATAAAATAGAGCAAACTGATCTATTGGCGCACGGATTTCCTGGTAGTGGTATTTCTATAGATGAGGAAATTTCAGCGTTTAACCGCAGCTATGGTATTACCTACCCAGCTTCTATTGCTTACTCTGCTTTAGATGAAGCCATTGAGTCTTACCCCAACCTTACTCTTCGAAGCGGAAAAGGCGCTTTGAACATGAAGTCAAGTGGCAACTCTTTTGAGGACGGCCGTGGTGAGGGCTCATTATGCGCTGATAATGGGGCCAATGAGCTGGGTCTAACCTGTTACAACTCTGCATTCCAGCCCAGTCACGGTCACCCTTATTACCTGAATGTTGCAGCAGTAAACGCTAACGGAAAGCATACGAGCTACTCGACAGCCGGGGCAAGCATGATGGTATCAGCTCCTGCAGGAGAGTTTGGTCGCTACGCTCCCGCCATGGTAACCACGGATCAAATGACATGCATTAATGGTTATTCTGGATTTAATGGTGGGACAATAAGCGCCTGGAGTGAATACTACGGTGAGGACTTCGCAGCCAGCCAATTCCCATTCAACTATCCGGGCCACCCAGAGAATGCAAGCTGTAACTATACCTCAACCTTCAATGGAACATCTTCTGCTGCGCCAAACGCATCAGGTGTTGTGTCTCTGATCCTATCTGCAAATCCAGAGCTGACTTGGCGAGATGTCAGGCACATCCTGGCCTCGACAAGTACTGTAATTGATACAGAAGATGCAAAAGTTGAGCTTACGATTGGAGAAGGAACTTTTGTTGCTCATGATGGCTGGATTGAAAACGCTGCTGGTTATTACTTTAACAATTTGTATGGCTTTGGTCGCGTTGATGCAGGTGCAGCTGTTGCTATGGCTTTAAGCTACTCAGAGAATCTTGGTGAGCAAATTGTCACTGATTGGCAAGGAGTAGGCTCAACCATCAGTGATTCAGCACTGGGAGCAACAATTCCAGACAATAGCGCAACAGGTATTAGCCAGCAAATCGAAGTGACTGAAGACATTATTATCGAAGCAATGCAGTTCGAATTTGTTGTTCGCAATGACCACATGGGCGCTATATTAAATGATAGCCTATTGACATCAGCTGGTAACGATTTGGCTCTTGAGGTAGTTTCTCCTTCAGGTACTAGAAGTGTTTTACTTTCTTCTAAACAGGCGTTACTAGATGCCTCTTACAGCTTTGAAACTGGATATAGCTATGGCTATATTTTAGATGGTGCCGTGCTTCTTTCTAATGCCTTCTACGGGGAAAATGCTAAAGGAACCTGGACTATCAGAGCATTAGATACCGGTGAAACAAATATCGATTTCTCAAATACAGATAACTACTGGGGGGCTACCGGCCTTATCAATAATCCAGTTGAAAGTGTGTTAGAGGGAGTATCACTAAGAACCTTTGGACGCGCTGTACAATAA
- a CDS encoding right-handed parallel beta-helix repeat-containing protein has translation MNIKFSKSLTAPIYLMVSTSAVILSPQSLAVECFDTINSPTTLTENLLCELTPENPYALTITGPSGNLYMSGDGGITCIGEAGETGQFGIMVEGTSRQVIGGSVENCPGGILVAGSGLHSILHTQITNFLLDDGIRAESNNNLIQGNIITSNGVDGDDGIDASGDFTTVTQNIINGAGDEGIEINGASASIIQNYTAGSDDDGIDLNRSGATISFNISENNDGGGIVINGNNSYISQNIASNNGDDGIEISDSGSSNTILQNTVQYNGDQGIYIEQSGSVDNVIRGNISTDNVGFDLLDPFADPTCTNLNNTWSSNTANTSDPDCLRFL, from the coding sequence ATGAATATCAAATTTTCTAAGTCTTTGACTGCGCCCATCTACTTAATGGTAAGCACTTCAGCCGTTATACTTTCCCCTCAATCACTTGCCGTTGAATGTTTTGATACTATTAATTCACCTACCACTCTTACAGAAAATTTACTATGTGAGTTAACGCCAGAAAACCCTTACGCTTTAACCATTACCGGCCCCTCAGGAAACCTGTATATGTCAGGTGATGGCGGAATCACATGCATCGGCGAAGCTGGAGAAACTGGACAATTTGGTATAATGGTTGAGGGTACCTCTCGTCAAGTTATCGGTGGGAGCGTAGAGAATTGTCCAGGGGGCATTCTGGTAGCCGGCTCCGGCTTACACTCAATTCTTCACACACAAATCACTAATTTTCTCCTCGATGACGGAATCAGAGCAGAGAGTAATAACAATCTAATACAGGGCAATATTATTACTAGTAATGGGGTGGATGGTGATGATGGCATAGATGCCAGTGGCGACTTCACTACAGTAACACAAAATATAATTAATGGGGCAGGTGACGAAGGCATCGAAATTAATGGCGCCTCAGCCTCTATCATCCAAAATTATACTGCAGGCAGTGACGATGACGGAATTGATCTAAACAGATCAGGAGCAACCATATCATTCAATATTTCTGAAAACAATGATGGTGGCGGAATCGTCATTAATGGAAACAACTCTTATATATCCCAAAACATTGCCTCCAATAATGGTGATGATGGTATTGAGATCTCCGACAGCGGCTCTAGCAACACAATCCTCCAAAACACAGTCCAATATAATGGTGACCAGGGAATATATATAGAGCAGTCAGGAAGTGTCGACAATGTAATTCGAGGCAATATATCTACAGATAATGTTGGTTTCGACTTGCTGGACCCATTTGCCGATCCCACCTGCACTAATTTAAATAATACTTGGAGCTCCAATACAGCCAATACTTCCGACCCTGACTGTCTTCGATTTCTCTAG
- a CDS encoding TonB-dependent receptor, with protein MKKSILSLAVLSAVSAPSFAESTVTESSIPDLETVVVVSSRQGEPLRQVATSVTVLDEEQLKERGLVSLADVLRSVPSVSVTNTGGMGKTTSLRVRGESGFRTLVQIDGIDISDPTGTQAGAHIEHIMSSNLQRVELLRGPQGMLYGADAGGVLDISTRREGEGQRFEVSAEGGSFDTERYNASASGANEALDYFVSAAAAETDGFNTSSYDTELRDDDGYDNETLHGRVGWNISEQWRLEAVARDTDASGEYDRCGWPSQDDCNFDFSQESVRVSLAHKGEDGQQELAYTRSDLQRTYISEGVPFYEAEGDIEKLNFTGSYGFSREHGMVYGVEHREDTSGDLDRDQWAVYSEYQGSYADQAYITLGLRHDNNSDFGSYNSFRASSAYLFEDVANGTVKIKSSYGTGFRAPSLYEVDYNATAFDWLTFTPLELPSLKPEESRGLDLGVEYFGENSLYLEFVLFKQVIENEIGFDMVDYTGYLQSSGESVSQGAEFVVEAQLTDSLLLSANYTYTDAEEADDSPRARSPKHLANLGFTYKPTSDLSLVMNLRSSADVVDSDGSSLDDYQVLDASVRYQLNNATTVFVRGENLTDEDYVEVTGYNTAGLAGYAGVEFSF; from the coding sequence TTGAAAAAATCTATATTGAGCCTGGCTGTACTGTCAGCCGTGAGCGCGCCGTCTTTTGCTGAATCCACTGTTACCGAATCTTCAATTCCAGACCTGGAAACCGTGGTTGTTGTGAGCTCCCGTCAGGGCGAGCCGCTGCGCCAGGTAGCTACTTCAGTAACTGTATTGGATGAAGAGCAGCTAAAAGAGCGGGGATTGGTGTCCCTTGCCGATGTTTTGCGCAGTGTGCCTTCCGTGTCTGTTACCAATACAGGGGGTATGGGCAAGACAACCTCCTTAAGGGTACGTGGAGAGTCCGGTTTCAGAACCTTGGTCCAGATAGACGGTATCGACATTTCTGACCCAACCGGTACCCAGGCAGGGGCTCATATTGAACATATTATGAGCAGCAACTTGCAGCGCGTGGAATTATTACGCGGTCCACAAGGTATGCTCTACGGAGCCGATGCCGGTGGTGTACTGGATATCTCGACTCGTCGCGAGGGAGAAGGGCAGCGCTTTGAGGTGTCAGCTGAGGGCGGTAGCTTCGATACTGAACGCTACAATGCCAGCGCTAGCGGAGCCAATGAAGCACTGGATTATTTTGTTTCTGCAGCGGCGGCAGAAACCGATGGTTTTAATACCAGTAGTTATGACACGGAATTGAGAGATGACGACGGTTACGATAATGAAACCTTGCATGGCCGTGTAGGTTGGAATATTTCTGAGCAGTGGCGACTTGAGGCTGTGGCGCGGGATACCGATGCTTCAGGTGAGTATGATCGCTGCGGCTGGCCCTCTCAGGATGATTGTAACTTTGATTTCAGCCAGGAAAGTGTTCGTGTCAGCTTAGCTCATAAAGGCGAAGATGGTCAGCAGGAGTTGGCTTATACACGTTCTGATTTGCAGCGTACCTATATCAGTGAAGGCGTGCCCTTTTATGAAGCGGAAGGTGATATCGAAAAGTTGAACTTCACCGGTTCCTACGGGTTTAGTCGCGAACATGGAATGGTCTACGGGGTAGAGCACCGTGAAGATACTTCGGGAGACCTGGATCGGGATCAGTGGGCAGTTTATTCCGAATATCAGGGAAGCTATGCCGATCAGGCTTATATCACCCTTGGCCTTCGCCATGACAATAACTCTGATTTTGGCAGCTACAACAGCTTCCGCGCCAGCTCAGCCTATTTATTTGAGGATGTTGCCAACGGTACGGTAAAAATAAAAAGTAGTTACGGCACTGGCTTCCGTGCCCCGAGCTTATATGAAGTTGACTACAACGCTACCGCATTCGACTGGTTAACTTTTACTCCATTAGAGTTGCCGTCTCTTAAGCCGGAAGAGAGCCGAGGCCTGGATCTTGGTGTTGAATACTTTGGTGAAAACTCTCTCTACCTGGAGTTCGTACTGTTTAAACAGGTCATTGAGAATGAAATCGGATTCGATATGGTCGACTACACAGGTTACCTGCAAAGCAGTGGAGAAAGCGTGTCCCAAGGCGCTGAGTTTGTTGTCGAAGCGCAATTGACTGACAGTCTATTGCTCTCTGCCAATTACACCTACACCGATGCTGAAGAAGCCGATGATTCTCCCCGAGCCCGCAGTCCCAAGCACTTGGCGAATCTCGGCTTCACTTATAAGCCTACTAGTGACTTGAGCCTTGTTATGAACCTGCGTTCCAGTGCGGATGTGGTAGATAGCGATGGCTCTTCGCTGGATGATTATCAAGTGCTGGATGCCAGTGTCCGTTATCAGCTGAACAACGCCACGACGGTATTTGTTCGCGGTGAAAACCTTACCGACGAAGATTATGTGGAAGTCACTGGCTATAACACTGCGGGCCTCGCCGGTTATGCTGGTGTGGAATTCAGCTTCTAA